One window of Papaver somniferum cultivar HN1 chromosome 9, ASM357369v1, whole genome shotgun sequence genomic DNA carries:
- the LOC113313542 gene encoding probable 4-hydroxy-tetrahydrodipicolinate reductase 2, chloroplastic, with translation MSSFSVLKSPPKPLFFVSNQLKKQFSASDLHVSQFINGQQFLKPSISEPFTSTSSSINKKPVTAITATQKIDKPLSSSSSSSMSLSASEENLAFPIMVNGCTGKMGKAIIEAGVSAGLQVVPVSFGSESKSGQIVEVGGTEIHIYGPSRRENILTSLLNENPNMIVIDFTVPAAVNANAELYSKVGVPFVMGTTGGDREMLYNTVEDSKGYALISPQMGKQVVAFIAAMDIMAEQFPGAFSGYSLEVIESHQASKLDPSGTAKDVIKCFQKLGISYELDQMQQIRDPEQQLEMVGVPEEHLRGHAFHVYHLTSPDKTVSFEFQHNVCGTSIYAEGAIDAAIFLAKKVQSKADRRIYSMIDVLREGYMR, from the exons ATGTCTTCTTTCTCTGTTCTGAAATCTCCACCAAAACCCCTATTCTTCGTTAGTAATCAACTAAAAAAACAATTCTCCGCTTCAGATCTCCATGTTTCTCAATTCATTAATGGTCAACAATTTCTTAAACCGTCGATCTCTGAACCCTttacttctacttcttcttcaatTAACAAAAAACCCGTTACAGCAATAACAGCTACACAAAAAATTGACAAacccttgtcttcttcttcttcttcttcaatgtcaTTATCAGCCTCAGAAGAAAACCTTGCATTTCCAATCATG GTGAATGGTTGTACTGGAAAGATGGGTAAGGCAATAATAGAAGCTGGAGTTTCTGCAGGGCTTCAGGTGGTTCCTGTATCATTCGGCAGTGAATCGAAGTCTGGGCAAATTGTGGAAGTAGGTGGTACAGAGATTCACATATATGGTCCCAGTAGAAGAGAAAACATTCTCACCTCGTTGCTCAATGAAAACCCGAATATGATTGTGATTGATTTTACAGTCCCGGCTGCGGTTAATG CTAATGCTGAATTATATTCGAAAGTTGGAGTTCCATTCGTAATGGGAACTACTGGGGGAGACAGGGAGATGTTGTACAATACTGTTGAAGATTCAAAAGGTTATGCCTTAATCTCACCACAAATGGGGAAGCAG GTTGTTGCATTTATTGCAGCCATGGATATCATGGCAGAGCAATTTCCTGGTGCTTTTTCTGGCTATTCTTTAGAG GTAATAGAGTCTCATCAAGCAAGCAAATTGGACCCTTCCGGAACAGCCAAGGATGTTATCAAATGCTTCCAAAAGCTTGGGATATCCTATGAATTAGATCAA ATGCAACAAATACGTGACCCTGAACAACAACTCGAGATGGTGGGTGTACCAGAAGAGCACTTGCGAGGACATGCATTCCATGTGTATCATCTAACGTCACCTGACAAAAC GGTTTCGTTTGAGTTTCAACATAATGTGTGTGGTACCTCCATATATGCTGAGGGTGCAATAGATGCTGCCATTTTCCTGGCTAAGAAG GTCCAGTCCAAGGCAGACAGACGTATCTATAGCATGATTGACGTCTTGCGTGAGGGTTACATGCGATAG